TATCTTTATACCTTGTAGCATATAGTGATGTTGATTGGGCAAGTTTTCTCTAGATACTTACCTATCTACTAAAGGTTGGTGAATGTTTTAGTGGTGCCTTAATTTCTTGGAAATGTAAGAAGCAAGATCGTGTTTCAAAATCTTCTACTAAGGCTGAATATAGTTCAATGTCATCTGCTTGTGTTGAAGTTGTGTGGTTACGTGATCTTTTGGAGCAACTAGGGTTTTCTCAACCTACATCTACACCTATTCATGTCGATAATACGAGTGCTATTCAGATTGCTACAAATCTAGTGTTTGATGAATCTACCAAGCATAATGAAGAAGATTGTCATTATATTTGAGAAGCCTTGACCAACACTGTCAACTCTCTATCTTACATCTCCATTGATCTTCTAGTTGTGGTATATTTACCAAAGCCTTGTCTCGACAGCACCATGAGTTTCTTGTTTGCAAATTGTTGTTGGTTCACTTAGTCCATCCCTTTCGTTGCATTTCTTTCGCAATCTTccattaatgtaaaaatattctatGCTGCCTATTTAAGAAAAGAGGGCTGCAAAATACAAGCAAGCTTTTCTAAGCAAAAGAATCATGTCATATACTGTGCTCTCTCTTGCCTTGACATTTTGACATCTTTGACCTACTCAAGTAGAACGGAAACCACCTTGCCTTTTTGTTTTGGCTGCTGCTGCAGAATAGAGGCAAAGGCAATGGGAGGAATGCTTCTTTTGGCGAAATGCCTAGGTAAATGTGTCCCTTTTAGATGGGTATTGTGGATAAGGGGCACATTTTATGTAAATTCCTTATATCTTGGGATTTGAATGTCACCCTTAAGCTCttgtcttttttgttttgtttttgttgaagcCCTTAGTCTTTGTCTGAATCACAAATATTAATTCCCTATGTCAGACTTTCTATAACTTAATTTTGTGTGAACAATCTTTTCAGTGATAGCGAGGTTTTTATGTTCAGTGGTGTTTGATTGTAATTTACTATTTATTCCATTATTCTTGTAGCTAATACTAAGAAGTGAGAGCTGACTTTGTAGTTCACCAATCATTCCTTAACCCTAATTAATTGAGATCTAACAATTTATGTTAATCTTAGGTTCCAACCTACTACATATGTCAAACTTTTTTCCTGTGTTTTTCCAAGAGGCATTATGTTGAGTGGGTTGGTTGATAATTGGCTAAATAACAATAATCAGAGCATGAGAAATAAATATGTTGCCAGATAACAGcaattcattttcatctttaatattttttaggctAAATTACAAGTTTGGTCTACCTTTTATTCCTAATCTTCGATTTTGGTTTccctaatttcatttttgtgattttagcttctatattttctaaaactgaAATTTTGGTCCAAATCTCAATTTTAAAtgcatttaattcttttatttttggatcAATTGAACCTTAAATCTAACATATCTGTCAGAATATGTGAATTTATTAAgcaataaatattacaattaatatGGCAATCATGTGTAACCCTAAAATTAAGGGATTAGGATTAGTAATTATTGGGCAAATTTCCATTCATTAAGATTAGGTATTATTGGGTAGATATCTCCTTATTTAGAGACTTTATTTCAGGAGATTTTTTACCTTAATTAGACCatggtttgtttctttttaaacacCTATGTATTGTCTCAAAAGTATGAACGTGAGAATAATTATTTCTAGCATCCTATTTCTGTtttcaacatggtatcagagctctagGTTTTTCCTGGAGCCCTGGTCTTTGTTTTCTTGTCTCACGGCCTTCATTGCCATTTCTAAATATTGTCGGCCTTCATTGCCATTCTCATCTAAAAAGGGAGTAGCCTTAATTGCTGCTGTTATTCTTTCTGCTGTGTTAACCTAATCTCCGATTACAATGTCTGACGCTACATCAAGTAGAGAAGTCTCTAGTTCTTCACTCAAAAATGGAGAACTCCAAGGTCTCCGAGCATCATACAGGTTGGATGGgaaaaattttctcaaatgGTCCCAGTTTGTCAGAACCTATCTCAAGGGAAAAGGATGCCTGGTTCATCTTCTTGAAAATGGTCCAAGCATGGAGGATCCAGCATTTGCAGCATGGGATGAAAAAGATTCCATGATTATGTCTTGGTTATGGGACTCCATGGAAGCTACCATCAGTGACACTTGTATGTTTCTTAATACTGCTAAAGATATTTGGGACTCCATAAACCGCACATATTCCAAAGCCAATGACGTTGCCCAAGtatatgaaatcaaaataaaaactgcAGCCACAAAACAGGGAAGTAGAGGAATCACAGAATATGCGGCACTGTTGCAGAATCTATGGCAGGAACTTGATCACTACAGAGTTTTTGAAATGAAGTGTGCTGAGGATGCTATCCTCTTGAAGAAATTCATAGAGAAGGATCGTGTGTATGATTTTCTAGCAGGACTAAATCCTGAATTTGATCAGGTTAGAGTGCAAATTCTAGGGAGAAAGGATATTCCTTCACTAGAAGAAACCATCTCTATTGTTCGCGCAGAAGAGAGTCGGAGGAGTGTAATGCTTGAGTCTCAACCAATAGATGGATCTGCTCTACTTACCAAACCTGATATGGTGCAGAAAGGAAATGAGCAAAATACTACTTCTCTATGGAAAGGAAACAGAGATAATTTATGGTGCACCTATTGTCAGAAACCGAGACACACAAGGGAGAAATGTTGGAAATTGCATGGCAAACCTCCAGGAAAGGAGTGGGTGAATCGTGGTGGACAACAAAAGTCCCAAGTGCATGTAACACAAGCAGAGATTAAAGAATCTCCAGCAGTAGACANTTTCAATATGGAAGAGATAAAGAAACTGGAAAATCTATTGGGGAATATGGAGGAACCTTCTGGATCATGTTCTCTTGTTTTCTCAGGTAAAACTTCTTGTATGAATACCTCATATAATGTGAACTCTTGGATTGTGGATTCGGGAGCTACAGATCACATGACACACTTATTCCACTTGTTTCATTCTTATACACCCTCACcaagtaatagaaaaattattgttGCCAATGGGTCAGTAGCTACTGTTGCAGGATATGGTAATATCCAAGTAAACCCCAACCTTATGCTTAAAAATGTTCTCCACGTTTCCAAACTCTCAGCCAGTCTTCTCTCCATAAAGAAACTAACCTCTGATCTCAATTGCTCTGCAATTTTTTCCCCATCTCTATGTGTTTTTCAGGAACAGGACTCGGGAGGAGGATTGGACTTGCTAAAGAAAAAGATGGTCTTTACTATTTGGAAGTATCTCAAGAATCCCAAACCAACCAAGCAAAATCCCTTCACAGTCTAACAAATAAGGATGAACTATGGCTGTATCACTATCGTCTAGGACATCCATCATTTAAGGTGCTACAGTTTATGTTTCCACATCTGTATGCAAACTTAGATATCTCAAAACTTCATTGTGAAACTTGTGAATTAGCCAAGCACACTCGTGCATCTTTTCCCAAAAGCAATAATAGAAGCTCTCAACCTTTCAATTGGTTCATAGTGATATATGGGGACCATCTCCAATACCTAATATCTCTGGGGCCCGCTGGTTTGTAACATTTATTGATGATTGCACTAGAGTTACTTGGCTTTATTTGCTTAAACAAAAATCTGATGTAAGCACTATCATTCCCATATTTCACTCTATGATTAGAACTCAATTTGGagttaatattaaaaggtttagAACCGATAATGCTAGAGATTATTTCAACCAAACCATATCCTCGTATTTCCAATCTAATGGGATCATCCATGATTCTTCATGTGTTTATAccccacaacaaaatggagtggcaGAAAGGAAAAATGGGCCTTTACTCAATATAACTCGGGCACTTCTTTTTCAAGGGAATGTTCCAAAAAATTATTGGGGAGAAGCTGTTCTTACTGCATCCTATCTTATTAATAGACTTTCCTCACATGGCCTAAGTAATAAGAGTCCAATAGAAGTCCTAAATAATTTCTTTCCTCACTTTAAGAAATCAAATGGACTGATTCCTAGAATATTTGGATGTACAGCCTTTGCACATGTCCCTGTTCAAGCTAGAGATAAACTGGATCCCAGGGCTGTTAAATGTATTGTTTTAGGATATTCAGCTACACAAAAAGGTATAAATGTTATGATCCTATCATTAAAAAGTGGTATATCTCAACTGATGTCACTTTTCTTGAAACTGAacctttttttaacaaaaccaGTCCTACAGAACAATGTCTAAAAGACCCTCATGAAAATACTGAGTTCTTAATTCTGCCATATACCAATAGATCTCAGCCTCCAACTATACAACATAATTCTGAACAAGGATCAGAAGGTGAAATGGATACAGATTTTCCATTGAAGCAACTCGAATAGATGTTGACAAGGTTTACACCAAGAGAAAGAAGATTCCAGATATGATGCAAGTCCATGAATCCAATCCAAGTTCTGCActagaaaatgaagaaataccTGAACCAGAAAATGAGATTGACCTTCCAATAGCCATCCGAAAAGGTACTAGAAATTGCACAAAAAAACCTCTTTATCCTCTCTCAAAGTATGTTTCTTATGATAGATTATCAGCTAACCATAAAAGCTTTATTGTAAACTTGAATTCTGTGGTTATACCAAATAATATTACTGAAGCACTAGCAAAGAAAGAGTGGAGAGATGCTATGCAAGTGGAAATGATAGCATTAGAGAAGAATAACACTTGGGAAATTGTGGATAAAcccaaagaaaagaatattGTTGACTATAAGTGGATATTCACAGTAAAATATAATGCCGATGGGTCACTTGAAAGGTACAAAGCAAGATTGGTGGCCAAAGGATACACTCAAGCATATGGAATAGACTATGAAGAGACGTTTGCACCAGTTGCTAAAATGAATACTCTAAGGATTCTTCTATCCTTAGCTGCTCATTTTGATTGGAAACTACTAcagtatgatgttaaaaatgcctttcttcatggagaCCTGGAGGAAGAAATCTACATGAATATCCAACAGGGGGTTGAAGGAGACAGACAAAATAAGGTGTGCAGACTTAAAAAGGCATTATATGGACTGAAACAATCtcctagagcatggtttggaaggttcTCAAAAGTTATGAAGGGATTTGGCTACAAACAAAGCCAAGGAGACCATACGTTGTTCATAAAACATTCAGAAAAGGGGAAGGTTACAATTCTTTTGGTGTATGTGGATGATATTATAGTAACTGggaatgatgaaaaagaaaaggaaaaattgaaacaaagacTAGTCCAAGAATTTGATCTCAAAGAGCTtggaaaattgaaatattttctagGAATTGAAGTAGCATACTCTAACCAAGGAATCTTTATATCCCAACAAAAATACATAACCGATTTGTTGGTTGAGACAAAGACTATTGGATGCAGACCCGCAACCACTCCAATGGACCCCAATCACAAACTGAGTAAGTCTAGAGATGAACCAGAAGTAGAAAAAAGGATGTACCAGAGGTTGGttggaaaattaatatatttggcGCATACCCAACCAGATATTGCTCATTCGGTAAGTGTAATAAGTCAGTTTATGCATGAACCAAAGGAGCCCCACCTTCAAGCTGCCTACAGGATTCTCCATTACTTAAAAGGATTCCTGGAAAGGGAATCCTAttcaaaaagaatgaaagattgAACCTTGAAGCCTACACCGACGCAGACTATGCAGGATCTCTGATTGATAGAAGATCGACTACTGGATATTGTACTTTCTTGGGTGGAAATTTAGTAACACGGAGAAGTAAAAAACAGAATGTGGTGTCTAGATCATCAGCTGAATCAGAGTTCAGAGCACTTGCTCAAGGAATATGTGAATTATTATGGATAAAAATTATTCTGGATGATTTGAAAGTTGATTTGAAGGGTCCCATGAAACTGTATTGTGATAATAAATCAGCAATAGAAATTGCACACAATCTCGTTCAACATGACCGGACAAAACACGTTGAAATAGATAGACACTTCATCAAAGAAAAAGTAGACAAAGGTTTAATATGCATGGCATATGTCCCATCCAGGCAACAAGAAGCTAATGTGTTAACAAAAGGTCTTAATAGTCCTATCTTCCAAGATCTTATAAGCAAGCTGGGAATGACCAATATCTATTCCTCAGCTTGAGGGGGGATGTCAGAATATGTGAATTTATTAAgcaataaatattacaattaatatGGCAATTATGTGTAATCCCTAAAATTAAGGGATTAGGATTAGTAATTATTGGGCAGATTTCCTTTCATTAAGATTAGGTATTATTGGGTAGATATCTCCTGATTTAGAGACTTTATTTCAGGAGATTTTTTACCTTAATTAGACCatggtttgtttctttttaaacacCTATGTATTGTTTCAAAAGTATGAACGTGAGAATAATTATTTCCAGCATCCTATATCTGTTTTCAACAATATCATTTAAGCTAtggttacaaaaataattagtttaactaaattataaaaaataatacaaataaatttgtaaagttgaaattgaaccaaatttgcatattttctaaaacatgGTTTAgcctattataaaaaatcacaTATCAGGATTTAAAGAGGAACTGAAGTTGTGATTTAgcctattattttatttgcttgGATCATATATGAATATGTTATGTTTGATTATTCTTGCTTATTCATTGCAGGTTCATTGCTTTGATATTGAGAAATTGAATCGAATGTATGAAGGAAGGTATAAGCTTGATttacaaattgttattttcttgCCTTCCCTTATTGTTGAGAGTATATGGAAAGACATACGTATTTTTATTGGTTAACTATAATTTGGAATTTGGCACCAATTGGAAGTATACTATTTACAAAATTGCTATTCAAGTCAATCATGTTCAAAATGGCAAAAGAATGGCAACGGATAGAAATCTTGTATGTTTACAATGATTATTGTGACAATCAACCTTTAAAGTTGAAACAAGAAACAACTGTAGCTTAATGTTTATATACTAGgtcttctatttattttttttgtcccaCTTGTCCTTCCAAAACATGGGTttcatgaaagaaaaagtaCACATGTGgaaatttgaaattcttcttGAACTTTGGACAGGGTTCTGAGAGCAGCCATTGATTACTTTTGGATTGGCGGGCTACAAATGGATGTTCAGCTGAAATCTCCTTTTTCAGGTTGCATTGAAGGAAATTCTAGTTATCtggaaaaagaattaatttattgGGGAACCAATATCATATGGTCTTTAAACCAATATCAATGTCATGATAAGCCTTTGGTTCTTTGGGATATAATTACAGCATTGTTGGCGTTCAAGGatcacaattcaaaatatacagAACATATAATCATTAAGTGGATCACATCATCATTCCTTCAATTAGATATGGATCTTCCTTCTGAAAAAGTTTTATCATTTGTCTCTTCAAGCTTGTCAGACATTCCATCTCGACTGCTGCATTTGTTCAATATAATCTGTAGACGTGTAATATTAGCAGAGCTGGATGCTGATCAAATAACTGGATTAACCAGAAAGGTTGAAAAGTTGGAAAGTGTATGTCCTGCCATGGAAAAACACATTACAAAGTGGACAGAAATTCTTCTGAGCATTGAAAGGGAGCTCTGGAAAAGGCTTGtgtgttttagtttttctattttccgAACTATCATGTCCAATCCTGAAACATCTTCCCAACATGGTTGTTGGTATCCAGTTGGACTAGCACAGATGGAACAATGGATTGCTTCAGACCAGAAACATTTAGGTGACCAGTTGAAAGCCATTGTTTCAGAAGTTAGTCACAAGAAAAGGTACTTTTTAGATTTTAGATATTGATTCTTTTTGCTGTTTGTCTtctttataatcatttttttatttgctcTGCTTATGTGCATAAACATATTTTGTCTCTGAGGATAACCAAATGTCAATCTGAGTAACATATACTTGAAAAAGAGAATGACTTTATTATATTCATTGATATCAATCACATTCTCCTTACCTCTATTTATAGCAATCTAATCTTctaaaaaaaagggaaataaggaaacaatatactacaaaataatctagaagatcctagaaatattttttctgaTTCCGAagattttatagatattttttctaattaagaagattctatagatatttttctaattataacaCATACATTGACATTTCTCTGAAGAAGGTAGAGAAGCACAATGTGGTTGTACTGGAACTGTACTGAGGACAACGCAACAGCCCCTGTCTAAAACTTGATGGAAagtaattcttaaaataatagaatagtTTGATGGAATACTAACACGATTCCATGAAACGAAACCAGATGGTTacctttctaaattactctccAATCGACCAGTCCATTGCAGCTCATTCCCATTCCTTTTTATCTGTTTtagtgacattttttttattaacgaGGAAATGAAATACTTGGGTCAGGGTGATTTCgcaaaataaatttatggaaagaaatttcaaaatgaacacttggtagaaaaattcaaattaggaAGAGTAACGCTGCTGGGTTTTTTATGTTCAAAGAGTGATTAACGAGTAtccatttatttacaaaaatattaatttgagaGGCTGATTAGTTTTTGAATGAAACTTCTAGTTTTGCTTTATGTGCACACCTTtccctaatttttatttgtaaattcttGTTTGTACATATTTCCCATGCGGTAGTTCAAAACTATATATCTAATTTCCCCTGCAACAACCATAAGCTTTTAAAATAGTCATACAAATCAGTAGATTTGGTTCAAAACTTCAAATATGCTAATTATAGTAATGTGTTTCTCTTTAAATGCAGGTTCCTGGCCAATAGATGTTCAGCAGTAGAGACATGCAGTTTTTGTTCAGCATCCGTTCCATTTGAATCCCCTGAGTTTGGTTTTTGTCAATGTGAAAATTCCAGTGATGATGATGTTAAGCCTCACAGGTTACTGAGATGTGTTGTTTGTATGCAGGTTTGCCCCATTACTCCCTTGTGGTATTGTGTCTGTTGCCATAGGTCAGGGTTTAGATTGGCACCAGAGCCACTTTTTAGAATGTCTTCATTTCATGTAGATGCAGACACTTTCATTAAATCTTCCTCTCAAGCAGTGTCCTCGAAACCGTTTTGTCCCTTGTGTGGGATACTGCTACAGAGACAACAACCAGACTTTCTCCTCTCTCCAAGACCTGtataagaatatttaatattatttttatacaagtagtttatttttatttttatgccaacttcatattttagtttaatgagCTGTTTGGAATCTGTTTGATTATGAGAAGTAATCATTCACTTCAAAAGTTCTCTGGAAGCtgcaaaataataaatgcaaaTATTTTTCCAATGTAAGATAATTTGAACAAGTTAATTTATCAAGGCTTTCATCCTTTTGAAGATAGAGTGGAGAGGGAGGATTGCTTGTATAAAACCACTGATTTCATTGTAAATGTTAACCATTATCATTGTAGCGCGAAGAGAGAGAGCTCGTGAAAGGAGTGGTTCGAAAGAAGGGTTGCTCGAAGTGGGTTCGGTCCTCTAGTTTCCCTTTTCCTTCTTTCGTTTTCTTATAAATTGGGAGAGTCTCAGCTAATTCTGTTCTGTTTTTAGAGGTTTGTAGGTTCTGATTGCTGATTAGAGTTAGATAGCAGAGTAGTTCTTTCCACATTTTTTTTCGCATTTTGGTTATTCTTTCTTCATTAGAAACGGAATAGAGAGCGTAGAGAGAGTGATTTTCCGTTTCTTTCATTGGAGACTGTTGAAGGATTCCCGCGAGCACAAAGTGGTCGTGAGCATTTCTTTAGAGGATTTCCGGTACCCTTTGTAACTCAGTTgttgattgaaataaaattctgaaattcttttggtttctttgtttaaaatttatgtttctgctctgtatatttcttttcttgCGAGATTCTTTTATGTTTTCAGCACTTGGTTCTTACCATTTTACATCATGAGATTGTATTTTGCATGTTCATGGCCGATGTGTTCTTTAGTATTCTTGATTTGTTCCTGCTGTTTGATCAGACTAGGATTAGGATTCTTGTACTTTTGATGCATGCCCTGGTACGTAGGTACAGTTTGGTTAATCTGGTAGTTCAGTCACTTTGCATTGAgcattttagttgttttaaagTCGGGATAATACAGACTTGAGAACTTGAATTCTGTTTGAGAATCTGAACCTTTTCGTGTCTGAATTAGATGCTACAGGACTCCAAAGTGGGCCTGAATTTAATCAATAAGTCTTCTTGAGACAGGATGAACTTCAAATTACCAAAAGGGTTCAGTTTCAGTTCTGGATTTTACTTTGCTTCAAGAAATTCTGCTTGTATTTTCGTAATTGGTTTCTCTGCAATTTGTAGTGAAGTAGCAATGTTGTTTAGCAGTTATAGGTTATGAAAATTGTAGTGAAGTAGCAATTTAGATAtccataaattattattaattttttatcatcatttccCGCTTCCATGAAGTTATGAATAAAAAGGATACAAGGGGAGATTGAAAACTTTTCTCTATTTATTTGTACCAATAGAAAGTGGAAAAAATACTGATTATAGATAAAAACAAATTGCCAATAATCAATGAGTTCaaatttttatcttgtttttttttccttaccaTAAATATCATCTACTATTGCTTAACCTTAGGTTAAGAAAAACACATtttcagaaattaaaatattactatacttctttttcttatcacgaatctcatttatatttaaatgatgGAAAAACATACCTATGACCTAAAAATAGTCACCAGTGCAACAGTGCAAGTGAGATTTCCATTCCATACACGGCTTCAAGAACAATGATACTTACAACTATTAACTATGGGAAGTATGCactattatatttcatttgaaGATTAACCAATTGTAAAACATTTGacaaaagtataaattaaattacagaTTTGTAGCTGGTTGGATCTATATAATGAGCGCAAATGATTTTATGTTAACCATAAAATAAGGGTATTAACCAGCATGATAAGATATTCAAACCATTCCCACAATAAGGAATGGTTACCTCATCAATTGCTGACATTCTCTAATTAAACAATATCGATTTCTGATGCAATgacacttttattttaaattgacagACCACCAATCCAAAATCCAATATATTATAGCATCAAAACTGACTTTAGGAAACCAGAATGGACAAGCATCCAATTGATTGAAAACATAACTTGAATTTGGATGCAGGAACAATACTCATTCTCcgaaaaacaactcaacataaCGTTTGACAACTTCCTCCAGGTCTCAGTTTCTCCCATGGTTTCTAACATAGGAGTTGCGTGCTAACAATTTCTGGCTGGAAGTGAACCGATCACCCTGCAAAAAGCATACGTCAAGAAGATGAATCTTCCACATCCAACAAGCCACTACAATCTAGCATGCTGCACCATTAAATTGCAAGCCTTACTAcagaataaaaattgtttaactttATGATAAAATTGAGAGCTCTTTATCAGACGAAACTTCGATCGTGTCTGGGCCATTTAAGAAAAACACACTCAAAGccaacaaataaatacaaatagaaAAGGCCCTCAAAGGTGGCACCACGCCAATGGCATTGGCTTTTGGTTAGCTGCTTAGTGCTTGCACTGAAAATGAAATTCGATatctaaacatatataaaatggCATCTTAATCAATAAGCTGAATATTTCAATTGCAAACCCTTTTGCATCATATCTCTTATCTAGTGGCTTTCGAAAATAAAGTATGATGAAATTCAAATCTATTACtagataaaagaagaaacagCAATCTCAAGTCAGATGCCGcattaaaaatagtataaattacagtaaataataaataacaacatataTTAAAACACAGACAAAGGTCGGGTGCAAATGACATTTTAATGAGGttttattagaaaaagtaaCAGTGAAAACGAGGTTAACCTCTGCCTGGATAAATAATCAACTATTCCTATACTCGATTGGCTTGGGATTCCTAAACACTCGCAAAATAAGTTGGAAGCTATGGTGGCACCTTATATCTAACAGATCCTGGTCTATTCCTGATGCTATGGTGGGATTCCTAATCACTTACACAATACCCTTTATTGGGAGTTCTTTATCTTATTCTATAAAATGTAACACTGATTGGGCAGCTAAAGACTCTCCTGGTGTCTCTGGTTGGAGGGGAATATTTAGAGATCATCATGCTTTAATTGAGGGTGTTTTTCATATCTTGGTGTTAATAATGCCTTTATATTCAGATGAGATGGGAGTGATTCCTGACATGGAAGTCGTTGTCACCATAGGCTATACTAATCTTTGAATTGAGTGTGATTTTAATCTAGCTATTCAAGCTTGGTTCAATATTTCTATTATTCCTTGAGATCTTCGTAATAGATGGctgtattattttgtaaatggtaatattagttttattcatttttcacatttta
This DNA window, taken from Vigna radiata var. radiata cultivar VC1973A chromosome 5, Vradiata_ver6, whole genome shotgun sequence, encodes the following:
- the LOC106762530 gene encoding uncharacterized protein LOC106762530 isoform X4 → MSDATSSREVSSSSLKNGELQGLRASYRLDGKNFLKWSQFVRTYLKGKGCLVHLLENGPSMEDPAFAAWDEKDSMIMSWLWDSMEATISDTCMFLNTAKDIWDSINRTYSKANDVAQVYEIKIKTAATKQGSRGITEYAALLQNLWQELDHYRVFEMKCAEDAILLKKFIEKDRVYDFLAGLNPEFDQVRVQILGRKDIPSLEETISIVRAEESRRSVMLESQPIDGSALLTKPDMVQKGNEQNTTSLWKGNRDNLWCTYCQKPRHTREKCWKLHGKPPGKEWVNRGGQQKSQVHVTQAEIKESPAVDXFNMEEIKKLENLLGNMEEPSGSCSLVFSGTGLGRRIGLAKEKDGLYYLEVSQESQTNQAKSLHSLTNKDELWLYHYRLGHPSFKVHCFDIEKLNRMYEGRVLRAAIDYFWIGGLQMDVQLKSPFSGCIEGNSSYLEKELIYWGTNIIWSLNQYQCHDKPLVLWDIITALLAFKDHNSKYTEHIIIKWITSSFLQLDMDLPSEKVLSFVSSSLSDIPSRLLHLFNIICRRVILAELDADQITGLTRKVEKLESVCPAMEKHITKWTEILLSIERELWKRLVCFSFSIFRTIMSNPETSSQHGCWYPVGLAQMEQWIASDQKHLGDQLKAIVSEVSHKKRFLANRCSAVETCSFCSASVPFESPEFGFCQCENSSDDDVKPHRLLRCVVCMQVCPITPLWYCVCCHRSGFRLAPEPLFRMSSFHVDADTFIKSSSQAVSSKPFCPLCGILLQRQQPDFLLSPRPV
- the LOC106762530 gene encoding uncharacterized protein LOC106762530 isoform X6; protein product: MAANSGYLIAVCTSEGHVKIYRPPFCDYCAEWIEVVDITKRLYENLKCTEFLDIGIATLDAFDKNVSDQMDSLYKHNGKLLKENPENHSPLISADQYASRSAMLCSLVVSWSPLLHLASEYYPVCDSFSLLAVGGKSGKISLWRFHPPDCYTIDNKDVPTTVKFAGLLHAHNSWVTTISWLLFASDPSNPQILLASGSSDGSVKIWLADNDKLLKLSKMDQTSFWLLKEVMTLNAVPVSVLSVTVHVQYPSKILLAIGKVSGSFEIWLFDISSREFDKLGSYYAHDYVVTGLTWAFGGRFLYSCSQDNLVQSWILRENHLDKITLNSDMPRDSSINISRDAFDSCFGVAVSPGNLVIATVHCFDIEKLNRMYEGRVLRAAIDYFWIGGLQMDVQLKSPFSGCIEGNSSYLEKELIYWGTNIIWSLNQYQCHDKPLVLWDIITALLAFKDHNSKYTEHIIIKWITSSFLQLDMDLPSEKVLSFVSSSLSDIPSRLLHLFNIICRRVILAELDADQITGLTRKVEKLESVCPAMEKHITKWTEILLSIERELWKRLVCFSFSIFRTIMSNPETSSQHGCWYPVGLAQMEQWIASDQKHLGDQLKAIVSEVSHKKRFLANRCSAVETCSFCSASVPFESPEFGFCQCENSSDDDVKPHRLLRCVVCMQVCPITPLWYCVCCHRSGFRLAPEPLFRMSSFHVDADTFIKSSSQAVSSKPFCPLCGILLQRQQPDFLLSPRPV
- the LOC106762530 gene encoding uncharacterized protein LOC106762530 isoform X5; amino-acid sequence: MTRSCPSSLQPAILLGAPSFPSAIAWSDDNLIAVASGHLVTILRPDLPVGGPRGVIKIFPSQPLCVGLVERQDLLSRCLLPTTLYRDDKPVVRSISWSPLGMAANSGYLIAVCTSEGHVKIYRPPFCDYCAEWIEIHQKEIVKEHHHRTCLLAVGGKSGKISLWRFHPPDCYTIDNKDVPTTVKFAGLLHAHNSWVTTISWLLFASDPSNPQILLASGSSDGSVKIWLADNDKLLKLSKMDQTSFWLLKEVMTLNAVPVSVLSVTVHVQYPSKILLAIGKVSGSFEIWLFDISSREFDKLGSYYAHDYVVTGLTWAFGGRFLYSCSQDNLVQSWILRENHLDKITLNSDMPRDSSINISRDAFDSCFGVAVSPGNLVIATVHCFDIEKLNRMYEGRVLRAAIDYFWIGGLQMDVQLKSPFSGCIEGNSSYLEKELIYWGTNIIWSLNQYQCHDKPLVLWDIITALLAFKDHNSKYTEHIIIKWITSSFLQLDMDLPSEKVLSFVSSSLSDIPSRLLHLFNIICRRVILAELDADQITGLTRKVEKLESVCPAMEKHITKWTEILLSIERELWKRLVCFSFSIFRTIMSNPETSSQHGCWYPVGLAQMEQWIASDQKHLGDQLKAIVSEVSHKKRFLANRCSAVETCSFCSASVPFESPEFGFCQCENSSDDDVKPHRLLRCVVCMQVCPITPLWYCVCCHRSGFRLAPEPLFRMSSFHVDADTFIKSSSQAVSSKPFCPLCGILLQRQQPDFLLSPRPV